The Manis pentadactyla isolate mManPen7 chromosome 12, mManPen7.hap1, whole genome shotgun sequence genome contains the following window.
CAAGACCCCTGCACTCCACGTGGGTCCCCATGCCCCCCCGGACATGATGGACTCATGTGGGGGAACCGCTCTGGAGCCGGGAGAGGGGAGGCGACCACCAGCAGCCACTTCTGAGGCACAGTCAGGGTTCCACACCACCCACCTGACTCCGCAGCCCTGCTCACAGCATCGCCAGCCCCCTGGGTTGCCCATTCCCCAGCCCAGGGTCACAGGGACAGCCAGACAACACCCCAACCAGAGGAAGCGctggtgggggaggcagaggCTCCAGGTCCTCTGTGGGCACACCGCAGACACTGCGGGCAGGGGCCACAGGATCCCCacatcccctcctctcctctgtggGCTGCGAAGGGCTGCGGGGCCGCCCTGCAGGGCTGGGCTGAAGGGGCCCAAGCAATAACAGAAAGGGGTTGAGGCGCTAGAGCCAGGCCGTGGGGTCACCCCCGACCCTGCTGCTCACTGACCCTCAGCTCCCAGGGGACCTGGGGGCTGAGAGGGTGCGTGGCCTCTGAGGACGAGCTGACCTGCCCACGTGGGACCTGAGCCTGGCTGGGGGCACCGATGGCAGTGCCAGCCCCCGGGCCGCACCTCACCTTCGGCCAGCGCCAGCGCCGCCTCCTCGCCCCCGGCATCGCGCAGGGCGAACATGGCTCGGTAGCGGTCGAAGAGCGGCCGGGCCTCGTCCAGCAGCGCCTCCCGCAGCCGCCCCACGTCGCGCTCCTCAGCGGGTGGGGCCGGGTCCACCGACAGGTAGGGCCCTGCTGCCACTGGCTCCCCGCCATGCTGCTGCAGCCACTCCAGCCGCCCAACAGCCAGCTGGCATGTCTCGGCCACCTGCGGGGACATGGGTGCGCGGCAGCAGCTGAGGACATGGGCTGACGGGACATTCCGGGGGGGAAATGAGCCAGAGGAGCGGAGGTGATCAGAGAGAGACGAGAGGACAGGGGGCCGGGGGCGCTCAGCCAGGAGGTGATGCCGGAGCAGGGCTGGCAGGGAGCTCGGGGGAAGCGTcagcacagaggcccagaggcaggacgCGCCAGACAGAGCGAGCAGGTGGCGTGGGGGGGGCCTGCGGGGGGAGTTTGGGATTTTGTCCTAAAGGTGTAAGAGGCCATGATGCTCTAGGCACAGGACTGGTCAAGAGAATTAGGAGAAGCAAATGTGTCCACGTGCAGACTGGCACACTCATGTCCCTGGCAGCAGGATTCACAGTGGCCACAGGTGGCCCAGGTGCCCACTAATAGGTGAGCAGACACGTCCGCATACACGCAGCATCACTCAGCCACGAAACGGAGCGGAGCCCTGACAGGCCACACGTGGATGGGCCCCCAACACACGGTGCTCAGTGAGACGCCAGATACACAAGGCCACATGGCATGTGACCCCATCTCGGTGACACATCCACAACAGGTGAATCCAGACAGAACGTGGGCCtgtgggtgccaggggctggggctggggtggagggactGCTAAGGGGACAGGGTATAATTCTGGGGAGATGGAACATTCTGGAACTGGAcggaggtggtggtggtgcggCTCTGGATGTGCTGAAGTGTATACTTTCAAAGGGCACGGTATTTCAGGGTGTGtgaattatgcctcaataaagatGTCAGCCAAAGAAGAAAGGCAGCAGGGGGCGCTGGTGGGTAGgcgaggggaggagggagggctcAGAGGGGTCCCGGTGGCGGGCCTGGGAGTGGGCACTGGGCACCGGCCCGCCAGGCAGAGGGTGGGACAAAGGGGGCAGTCTGGCCCAATGGGGCAGTGGCCCGCGCACACCCTGACCCCTGCCCGCATCCCAAGCTGGCCAAGCGGTGCCCACAGATTCTGAGGCTGGCCCAGGCGGGGCCGAGGAGGCGGCCTGGCCACATTACCTCGACCACTGGGTCAGCGCAGTACTGCTTCAGGATGTCCAGGACTCCTGGGTCCCCGATGGCCCCCAGGGCCTCCCCTGAGAACAGGGAGACAGCAGCGTTGGTGCTCTGGCACAATCCGAGCCCTTCCCCAGAATTTGGACCTGACTGGCCTGTGCTGGGACCCCGACCCGGGCCCACCTCTGGACGCAGACTAGGTCTCATTACGACTGGGGACACCAGTGACCAGGAGATCCCAGAACACGGGGATGCGTGCGCCCGTGGGGGAGCGCCCCAGGGCAGGACCAGGCGGGGCTTGCTGGAGGGGCCTGGCCTTGCTCCCTGGGGCCTACACAGGTGCTGAGCACGGGGAGACCCAGCCGGCAAAGATGTGCTTCTGCAGCCGATTCAGCCCCTGGCTTTGTAAGCCATAGGGAAAAGCTTTGCCTCACCACAGCCCTCACGGTGGGCCCAAATCTGAGTTGCATgtgcctgccctgcccacagccgTCCCGGGCAGCCTGGCACAGGCGGGGACTACCCAGTGAACATTAAAATGTCTCAATAATCAGATGGACACAAAGCTCTGAAGATACTTGCTACCTGACCTTTCCAGAAAGGGCTGGCTGCGCCTGGCACCAACTGCATGTGAGAGCGTGGCTGACAGGGATGGCCACTCACCCGCCTCGTGGCGCACCATGGGTTCCTGGTGGGAGTCGCGCAGCACCGCCAGCAGCATGGGGATGGCCCGGGCATCCTGCATCTGGCCCAGGCAGTAGGCCAGCTCATGCTTGAGCAGGGCAGAGTCGTCGCTGAAGGCCTGGCTGATCCAGGCAATGGCTCCTGGACCCCCGAGCCCTCGCAGGGTGAAGAGCGCCCGGAAGCGGGCCTGCAGGGGCTGCTTGGGGTCCACCAGCGTCTGCCCAATGGCCTCCACCTCCTGCTCAGTCACCATGGCAcctgcctccttcctcctgccGACCTGCTCTGGCTAAACCTCGGGACTCACGGGCATGAGACCCTGCAGTGGAAAACCGAGAGCCTAGGTTAGGGCGCCCTGCACCTGCTTGCTGACTTCTGTTAGGACCTGGGTGGGGTGGTCTCTGACCAGTAGGAAGATACAAACAACAGCTCTACAGCAACAGCTGCTGACGTTCATGGAGCACTGGCGCCGTGCCCAGAGCCTCGTCCAAGCCCTTCACATTTATGAACTCATTTGATCCTCCCCATGACCTAGGAGACGGGCTCGGGACTGTCGCCGTTTTACAGGAGAGAAAGCAGAAGGCACAGAGGGGTTAGCAACTTGCTTGGGAACGGCGTCAAGGTCATCAATCCAGGCAGCTGGACCCAGGAGTCGCACTCTAAACCA
Protein-coding sequences here:
- the DOHH gene encoding deoxyhypusine hydroxylase, with protein sequence MVTEQEVEAIGQTLVDPKQPLQARFRALFTLRGLGGPGAIAWISQAFSDDSALLKHELAYCLGQMQDARAIPMLLAVLRDSHQEPMVRHEAGEALGAIGDPGVLDILKQYCADPVVEVAETCQLAVGRLEWLQQHGGEPVAAGPYLSVDPAPPAEERDVGRLREALLDEARPLFDRYRAMFALRDAGGEEAALALAEGLRCGSALFRHEIGYVLGQLQHEAAVPWLVASLAQPAESPMVRHECAEALGAIARPACLAALRAHVADPERVVRESCEVALDMYAYQTGPAFQYADGLEQLHPPPPGAAPRPPPQGPDV